One part of the Sarcophilus harrisii chromosome 5, mSarHar1.11, whole genome shotgun sequence genome encodes these proteins:
- the LEP gene encoding leptin — MHCVPLFCFLWFCHHLYYNQAVPIRKVQDDTKTLTKTIITRINDISHMYSISAKQRVTGLDFIPGLHPFQSLSDMDQTLAIYQQILSNLSSRNMVQISNDLENLRDLLHLLGSLKSCPFDEADGLSALGNLEGVMEASLYSTEVVTLSRLQKSLYGMLQQLDLIHGC, encoded by the exons ATGCATTGTGTGCCTTTGTTCTGCTTCTTGTGGTTTTGCCACCACCTCTACTACAACCAAGCGGTACCCATACGGAAAGTCCAAGATGACACAAAAACCCTCACCAAGACCATCATCACGAGGATCAACGACATCTCGCACATG TACTCAATTTCTGCCAAACAGAGGGTAACTGGCTTGGACTTCATCCCAGGACTCCATCCCTTCCAGAGTTTGTCAGACATGGACCAGACTTTGGCCATCTACCAGCAGATcctctccaatctatcttccagAAACATGGTTCAAATATCCAATGACCTTGAGAACCTCAGAGACCTTCTCCATTTGCTGGGTTCCTTAAAGAGCTGTCCCTTTGATGAAGCTGATGGTTTGAGTGCTTTGGGGAATTTGGAAGGTGTCATGGAAGCCTCACTCTATTCCACGGAAGTGGTGACCCTGAGCCGACTTCAGAAATCCCTATATGGCATGCTCCAACAGCTGGATCTCATCCATGGTTGCTGA